Proteins found in one Haloferax litoreum genomic segment:
- a CDS encoding precorrin-2 dehydrogenase/sirohydrochlorin ferrochelatase family protein produces MIPLVHDLSGETILVFGGGPVGARKARRFARETQTVVVSPEFADRDFGDAELVRAAPAPDDISEWFDRFDPALAVAATNDSAVNDAIVDSARERGVLVNRADRSGEREAGSVVVPATVDDGDVSVAITTGGSSPALSKYLRERIEAELDGAGAMAELTADLRDELKDADHSPAERRDAIRAVVRDPSVWKALRSADTNPRREAARVITDTMRGDS; encoded by the coding sequence ATGATTCCACTGGTTCACGACCTGTCCGGCGAGACCATCCTCGTGTTCGGAGGTGGACCTGTCGGTGCCCGCAAAGCCCGGCGATTCGCCCGCGAGACCCAGACCGTCGTCGTGAGCCCCGAGTTCGCAGACCGGGACTTCGGCGACGCCGAACTCGTGCGTGCGGCCCCGGCACCCGACGACATCTCCGAGTGGTTCGACCGGTTCGACCCGGCACTCGCCGTCGCGGCGACGAACGATTCCGCGGTGAACGACGCCATCGTCGACTCGGCCCGCGAACGGGGCGTGCTGGTCAACCGCGCAGACCGTAGCGGCGAACGAGAGGCCGGGAGCGTCGTCGTCCCCGCCACCGTGGACGACGGGGATGTGTCCGTGGCCATCACAACCGGCGGGTCGAGTCCGGCCCTGTCGAAGTACCTGCGTGAGCGCATCGAGGCCGAACTCGACGGTGCCGGCGCGATGGCCGAATTGACGGCCGACCTCCGCGACGAACTCAAAGACGCGGACCACTCGCCGGCCGAACGCCGTGACGCGATTCGCGCCGTCGTGCGCGACCCGTCGGTTTGGAAGGCTTTACGTAGTGCGGATACAAACCCCCGACGAGAGGCAGCGCGCGTGATTACAGACACAATGCGAGGTGATTCATGA
- the ahbB gene encoding siroheme decarboxylase subunit beta, producing MIQADADLSHLDRAIVNAFQGGFPVVERPFEPAAEALRDRGVDVTASELCRRIRELDDEGILSRFGALVNAEEIGGTATLVAMHAPPERFDDVAEQVNAHREVAHNYEREHPHLNMWFVVSVATESRVDEVLGEIEAETGQPTYNMPKRHEFHVGAKFLLDGPISDGDLDLSHLGPDVEPSDERMLTPDERDLVLEIQGGLPVTETPYADVADALGQDTAWVVETIKRFDVEGKVRRVGVIPNHYALGYSENGMTVWNVPDDIVMEVGPEIASLDFVTHCYRRPRHEGVWPYNFFAMTHGRSKAESDARVERVREVMSEHWEVGDDDWDTLFSTRILKKTGIRLDERADANTE from the coding sequence ATGATACAGGCGGACGCGGACCTCTCTCATCTCGACCGCGCCATCGTCAACGCCTTTCAGGGTGGATTCCCCGTCGTCGAACGTCCATTCGAACCCGCAGCGGAGGCGCTCCGTGACCGCGGCGTAGACGTGACGGCGTCGGAACTCTGTCGGCGTATCCGTGAACTGGACGACGAAGGCATCCTCTCGCGGTTCGGCGCACTCGTCAACGCGGAAGAGATTGGCGGGACGGCGACGCTCGTCGCCATGCACGCCCCGCCGGAGCGATTCGACGACGTGGCCGAGCAGGTCAACGCCCACCGAGAGGTCGCACACAACTACGAGCGAGAACACCCACACCTCAACATGTGGTTCGTCGTCTCCGTCGCCACGGAATCACGTGTCGACGAGGTACTCGGCGAGATAGAGGCGGAGACGGGGCAACCGACGTACAACATGCCCAAACGCCACGAGTTCCACGTCGGCGCGAAGTTCCTCCTCGACGGCCCCATCTCCGACGGTGACCTCGACCTCTCACACCTCGGTCCCGACGTCGAACCGTCCGACGAGCGCATGCTCACCCCGGACGAGCGCGACTTGGTCTTAGAGATTCAGGGCGGTCTGCCGGTCACGGAGACGCCGTACGCCGACGTCGCCGACGCCCTCGGACAGGACACCGCGTGGGTCGTCGAGACCATCAAACGCTTCGACGTCGAAGGGAAGGTCCGCCGCGTCGGCGTCATCCCGAACCACTACGCCCTCGGGTACAGCGAGAACGGGATGACGGTCTGGAACGTCCCCGACGACATCGTGATGGAGGTTGGCCCGGAAATCGCCTCGCTCGACTTCGTCACCCACTGTTACCGCCGGCCACGACACGAGGGCGTCTGGCCGTACAACTTCTTCGCGATGACCCACGGCCGGTCGAAAGCAGAGAGCGACGCCCGCGTCGAGCGCGTCCGTGAGGTCATGAGTGAACACTGGGAGGTCGGTGACGACGACTGGGACACGTTGTTCTCGACCCGAATCTTGAAGAAGACCGGTATCAGACTGGACGAGCGAGCAGACGCCAACACGGAGTGA
- a CDS encoding DUF5778 family protein: MSETIDDDLYKRTLALLEPGDIELVGAIVHTTLSGREDLEMQELTVAINDVISEHADKGDAWIYAGNDDTDFSSNQFQGLSVEDDEFVWECQQLLREGTFDLVFYYEATADHDAIVENLEALDHVDRVTPVP, translated from the coding sequence ATGAGCGAGACCATCGACGACGACCTCTACAAGCGGACGCTCGCACTGCTCGAACCGGGTGACATCGAGTTGGTCGGCGCTATCGTCCACACGACTCTCAGCGGTCGCGAGGACCTCGAGATGCAGGAACTGACCGTCGCAATCAACGACGTCATCTCCGAACACGCAGACAAGGGCGACGCGTGGATTTACGCCGGCAACGACGACACCGACTTCTCCTCGAACCAGTTCCAGGGCCTCAGCGTCGAGGACGACGAGTTCGTCTGGGAGTGCCAGCAACTCCTCCGTGAGGGGACCTTCGACCTCGTGTTCTACTACGAGGCGACGGCCGACCACGACGCCATCGTCGAGAACCTCGAAGCACTGGACCACGTCGACCGCGTCACGCCCGTTCCCTGA
- the uppS gene encoding polyprenyl diphosphate synthase, whose protein sequence is MFGWVRRGFRRAYERVLSREIDDGPTHVAIIQDGNRRYARKQGDDAPDGHRAGAQTTENVLDWCEELGIEELTLYAFSTENFERPPHEREPLFDLFEDKLYEFADAERVHDREVAVRAIGEVDMLPERVRDAIDYAESQTGDYDSFTLNIALAYGGRAELLSAARDVCRDVESGVLSPDDVDVEAVDRHLSRQPVRDVDLIIRTGGDERTSNFLPWHANGNEAAVYFCAPYWPEFSKIDLLRGIRTYESREKSWQRTRTERAVALVRAVAEVEFEDARAVAGRLREQLPSSGADEVSAELAKRTDETAD, encoded by the coding sequence ATGTTCGGGTGGGTCCGACGCGGCTTTCGACGCGCCTACGAGCGGGTGCTCTCTCGGGAAATCGACGACGGACCGACGCACGTCGCTATCATCCAAGACGGAAACCGCCGTTACGCGAGAAAGCAGGGTGACGACGCACCCGACGGTCACCGCGCGGGTGCACAGACCACAGAGAACGTCCTCGACTGGTGTGAGGAACTCGGCATCGAGGAGTTGACGCTGTACGCGTTCTCGACCGAGAACTTCGAGCGCCCTCCACACGAGCGCGAACCCCTCTTCGACCTCTTCGAGGACAAGTTGTACGAGTTCGCCGACGCCGAACGCGTCCACGACCGAGAAGTCGCCGTCCGCGCAATCGGGGAGGTGGACATGCTCCCCGAACGTGTCCGCGACGCCATCGACTACGCCGAGTCACAGACCGGTGACTACGACAGTTTCACGCTCAACATCGCCCTCGCGTACGGCGGCCGAGCAGAACTGCTCAGTGCCGCCCGTGACGTGTGCCGCGACGTCGAATCCGGCGTCCTCTCCCCCGACGACGTAGACGTCGAAGCGGTCGACCGCCACCTCTCGCGGCAACCCGTCCGCGACGTTGACCTCATCATCCGCACCGGCGGCGACGAACGAACGTCGAACTTCCTGCCGTGGCACGCCAACGGGAACGAAGCGGCCGTCTACTTCTGTGCACCCTACTGGCCGGAGTTCTCGAAGATAGACCTGCTCCGCGGCATTCGGACCTACGAGTCGCGCGAGAAGTCGTGGCAACGGACGCGAACCGAACGCGCCGTCGCACTCGTCCGGGCCGTCGCGGAAGTCGAGTTCGAAGACGCCCGTGCTGTCGCGGGTCGCCTCCGCGAGCAACTGCCGTCGTCGGGTGCCGACGAGGTGTCTGCCGAGTTGGCGAAGCGGACCGACGAGACGGCGGACTGA
- a CDS encoding serpin family protein has protein sequence MKRRELLALSGALAAATVAGCTGDGGSPPETDTTAPPTTDTPTETSTDTPTEEPPTGSPNVNDERLAALASGNAAFALELHNHLAAKTGSNQFLSPYSISVALAMTYAGARGDTREQMEETLHYTLGEEVHPAFSDLQAELDSRATTTDRFDDTEVDAFQLAVANALWGQEDYPFSEDYLALLEENYGAGLRRADFGGDPNGERERINEWVADQTEDRIEDLLPADAITPQTILVLTNAIYFMASWLHKFDPENTEEGTFTALDGTESTVPLMHHEFSRLNYASVPGAQAVELPYIGEEVSMVLILPDEGEFESFEQNLTADRLFGLFDVMSDARGTLALPKFEFETEVQLSTALSDLGMPVAFGPGADFSGMVEDGGGGLFVDEVFHKSFVSVDEDGTEAAAATAVVMEVSLPPSWGELRFDRPFLFCIRDKPTDAILFYGRVVDAGAAQGDE, from the coding sequence ATGAAGCGTCGCGAACTCCTCGCGCTCTCGGGTGCCCTCGCCGCCGCGACAGTGGCAGGGTGTACGGGCGACGGTGGGTCCCCGCCCGAAACGGACACGACCGCACCGCCCACCACAGATACCCCGACCGAGACGTCGACAGACACGCCGACAGAGGAACCACCGACTGGGTCACCGAACGTCAACGACGAACGACTCGCCGCGCTCGCGTCCGGGAACGCCGCGTTCGCCCTCGAACTGCACAACCATCTGGCGGCCAAAACGGGTAGCAACCAGTTCCTCTCGCCGTACAGCATCTCCGTCGCGCTGGCGATGACCTACGCCGGCGCTCGCGGCGACACTCGCGAACAGATGGAAGAGACACTCCACTACACGCTCGGCGAGGAGGTGCATCCTGCCTTTTCCGACCTCCAAGCCGAACTCGACAGTCGAGCGACGACCACGGACCGCTTCGACGACACGGAAGTCGACGCCTTCCAGTTGGCCGTGGCGAACGCACTGTGGGGGCAAGAGGACTACCCGTTCTCCGAGGATTACCTCGCACTCTTAGAGGAGAATTACGGCGCAGGCCTTCGCCGGGCGGACTTCGGCGGCGACCCGAACGGCGAACGTGAGCGAATCAACGAGTGGGTCGCCGACCAGACCGAAGACCGAATCGAAGACCTGCTCCCGGCGGACGCCATCACCCCGCAGACGATCCTCGTGCTCACTAACGCCATCTACTTCATGGCGAGTTGGTTGCACAAGTTCGACCCCGAAAACACCGAGGAGGGAACCTTCACCGCACTGGACGGCACCGAATCGACGGTTCCGCTCATGCACCACGAGTTCTCTCGGCTGAATTATGCGTCGGTACCCGGCGCGCAGGCCGTCGAGTTGCCGTACATCGGAGAAGAGGTGTCGATGGTGCTGATTCTCCCCGACGAAGGCGAGTTCGAGTCGTTCGAGCAGAACCTCACCGCCGACCGGTTGTTTGGCCTCTTCGACGTGATGAGCGACGCCAGGGGAACACTCGCGTTGCCCAAGTTCGAGTTCGAGACGGAAGTCCAGTTGTCGACGGCGCTCTCGGACCTCGGCATGCCCGTCGCATTCGGCCCCGGCGCGGATTTCAGTGGCATGGTCGAAGACGGTGGCGGTGGCCTCTTCGTCGACGAGGTGTTCCACAAGTCGTTCGTCTCCGTGGACGAAGACGGAACCGAGGCGGCGGCGGCGACGGCAGTCGTCATGGAAGTGTCACTGCCCCCGTCGTGGGGCGAACTCCGGTTCGACCGGCCGTTCCTGTTCTGTATCCGCGACAAACCGACCGACGCGATTCTGTTCTACGGCCGCGTCGTCGACGCCGGCGCGGCACAGGGCGACGAATAA
- a CDS encoding undecaprenyl diphosphate synthase family protein, which translates to MGLYDYYLALRFRLDDTAAPEHVALVITERDLLEQGAYAKLEDAIRWAFEYGTERVTVSVSVLDEAVVPTLSRELRELDTPYPIAVREPGDTERADAPVQVNIGLGGKREFAAVVRSLAEEVDAGELDPDDIDGTDIEERLVFPDEPDFVVKTGAERLSDFMIWQSVYAELYFTDVNWRDFRKRDFLRALRDYQDRQRRFGR; encoded by the coding sequence GTGGGACTGTACGACTACTACCTCGCCCTCCGATTCCGCCTCGACGACACGGCGGCACCCGAGCACGTCGCCCTCGTCATCACCGAGCGCGACCTGTTAGAACAGGGTGCGTACGCCAAACTCGAAGACGCCATCCGCTGGGCGTTCGAGTACGGGACCGAACGCGTCACCGTCTCGGTGAGTGTCCTCGACGAGGCAGTCGTCCCGACGCTCTCTCGTGAACTCCGCGAACTCGATACACCGTACCCCATCGCCGTCCGCGAACCCGGTGACACCGAACGCGCCGACGCTCCCGTACAGGTCAACATCGGCCTCGGCGGGAAACGCGAGTTCGCCGCCGTCGTCCGTTCGCTCGCCGAAGAAGTCGACGCCGGCGAGTTGGACCCCGACGACATCGACGGCACCGACATCGAAGAGCGACTGGTGTTCCCCGACGAACCCGACTTCGTCGTCAAGACGGGTGCCGAACGCCTCTCCGACTTCATGATTTGGCAGTCGGTCTACGCGGAACTGTACTTCACCGACGTGAACTGGCGTGACTTCCGGAAGCGCGACTTCCTGCGGGCGTTGCGGGACTATCAGGACAGACAGCGGAGGTTCGGCCGGTAG
- a CDS encoding DUF92 domain-containing protein gives MTSTLRRAGGFAVVGTLALAAPSLGAAAFAPFAAVALLAAFVIDDGPLFELFARPGDREDGRLNGLAGFSLAATGLALLATVPRERMPLTVFVATVLILAYGNLGARLVDTRFDDEFLHSAGFVAAGILAGTVGQATVVSLTGDPMDLARFTFVAALGALVAALLRSALYERDDPVVMLTVGIALWGVDWLAGPITPTQTGVSLLLTVALGYAAYALGTASVAGMITGVLLLLVAVGFGGFGWALALASFFGIGALATKFRYDRKAERGVAEDNEGARGTGNVLGNSAVSLLAVVGFAAMETIGHQLGSDLFVLAFAGSVAAAMSDTLSSEIGGLFDNPRLITSLRRVPPGTDGAVTWQGELAGIVGAGLVAGIAYVSLPLPIPNSAAAVAILVGGVVGMTVDSLLGATVEGAGLGNQAVNFLMTLGGALGAVVAWIPL, from the coding sequence GTGACTTCCACACTACGGCGAGCGGGTGGATTCGCGGTCGTCGGGACGCTGGCCCTCGCGGCCCCTAGTCTCGGCGCTGCCGCGTTCGCACCTTTCGCCGCAGTCGCGCTCTTGGCGGCCTTCGTCATCGACGACGGGCCGCTCTTCGAGCTGTTCGCCCGCCCCGGCGACCGGGAGGACGGCCGCCTCAACGGGTTGGCCGGCTTTTCGCTCGCCGCGACCGGGTTGGCGCTTCTGGCGACGGTCCCACGGGAACGGATGCCCCTCACGGTGTTCGTCGCAACCGTGCTGATACTCGCCTACGGGAACCTCGGAGCGCGACTGGTGGATACGCGATTCGACGACGAGTTCCTCCACTCTGCCGGGTTCGTGGCCGCCGGCATCCTCGCCGGGACAGTCGGACAGGCAACCGTCGTGAGTCTCACCGGCGACCCGATGGACCTCGCCCGGTTCACCTTCGTCGCCGCACTCGGTGCACTCGTCGCGGCACTCCTCCGGTCTGCGCTCTACGAACGCGACGACCCCGTCGTCATGCTCACCGTGGGAATTGCACTGTGGGGCGTCGACTGGTTGGCCGGTCCCATCACGCCCACACAGACCGGCGTCTCGCTGTTGTTGACTGTCGCACTCGGCTACGCCGCCTACGCACTCGGAACCGCCTCCGTCGCCGGCATGATTACTGGCGTGCTTCTCTTGCTCGTCGCCGTCGGGTTCGGTGGGTTCGGGTGGGCTCTCGCCCTCGCCTCGTTCTTCGGCATCGGCGCACTCGCGACCAAGTTCCGCTACGACCGAAAAGCCGAACGCGGCGTCGCCGAAGACAACGAGGGGGCGCGCGGCACGGGGAACGTGCTCGGCAACTCGGCCGTCTCGCTCCTCGCCGTCGTCGGGTTCGCCGCGATGGAGACGATTGGACACCAACTCGGTAGCGACCTGTTCGTCCTCGCGTTCGCCGGGTCTGTCGCGGCCGCGATGAGCGACACACTCTCCAGCGAAATCGGTGGCCTGTTCGACAACCCTCGACTCATCACGTCGCTCAGGCGCGTCCCGCCGGGAACCGACGGTGCGGTCACGTGGCAGGGCGAACTCGCAGGCATCGTCGGCGCGGGACTCGTCGCCGGTATCGCGTACGTGTCGCTTCCGCTCCCGATTCCGAATTCGGCGGCGGCGGTCGCAATTCTCGTGGGCGGCGTCGTCGGCATGACTGTCGATAGTCTCCTCGGTGCAACCGTCGAGGGTGCCGGCCTCGGCAATCAGGCGGTCAACTTCCTCATGACGCTCGGCGGTGCGTTGGGTGCGGTCGTCGCGTGGATTCCACTGTGA
- a CDS encoding GNAT family N-acetyltransferase, whose amino-acid sequence MDSTVTVRLARPEDRGTLSSLHGLLSHPSPELFDAWPAVGTLLVSVDSDDHPVGYLLGVGDHLAELVVAPDARREGRATALVEAYQARHSDASLTLLVHPENEGARACYDALGFRHDERVGDAFDGDDAIRLVYDG is encoded by the coding sequence GTGGATTCCACTGTGACCGTCCGCCTCGCCCGCCCCGAGGACCGGGGCACACTCTCGTCGCTCCACGGACTTCTCAGCCACCCGTCCCCCGAACTCTTCGACGCGTGGCCAGCCGTCGGAACGCTCCTCGTCTCCGTCGATTCTGACGACCATCCGGTGGGCTATCTCCTCGGCGTCGGCGACCACCTCGCCGAACTCGTCGTCGCCCCGGACGCCCGCAGGGAGGGTCGTGCTACTGCACTCGTCGAAGCGTATCAGGCACGCCACTCGGACGCGTCGCTCACGTTACTGGTCCATCCGGAAAACGAGGGCGCACGAGCGTGTTACGATGCACTCGGGTTCCGTCACGACGAACGTGTCGGCGACGCGTTCGACGGTGACGACGCGATTCGTCTCGTCTACGACGGGTGA
- the dnaG gene encoding DNA primase DnaG: MDDTAKYLIHASISADGVVERSDVVGAVFGQTEGLLGDELDLRDLQQSSKVGRIDVQIDSENGHSFGQMTIASSLDKVETAILAASLETLTRVGPCQAVIEVTNIEDVREAKRRMVVERAKELLTESFDDTVMTSSEILEEVKESVRVEDITEYHGLPAGPRVADSDAIIVVEGRADVLTLLRFGIKNAVAVEGTNIPDDVATLTQERTVTTFLDGDRGGELILRELSQVGDVDYVAFAPDKQSVEDLDRAAVIRALRNKVAFSSLPDDGDYRAAVAAAGDTPGVPSDPRPESPTTDGSSSTPPADGPTDAVPEASSDNGGTVTVEKTTEADTSADAEHAPDDVFDESEAVAEAVDPVHPTLSLSDHVRETITDGSGLARLLDSELDLLDEVAVEKIYDTLEQTEPAPRLVVVDGEASQKLVDIAAQRGVGDLVARSKGEYVKKPVSVRVRTADQLLT, from the coding sequence ATGGACGACACTGCAAAATATCTCATTCACGCCTCCATCTCCGCCGACGGAGTAGTCGAACGGAGCGACGTCGTCGGGGCTGTCTTCGGGCAAACCGAGGGCCTCCTCGGCGACGAACTCGACCTCCGTGACCTCCAACAATCTTCCAAGGTCGGTCGGATAGACGTACAGATAGACTCCGAAAACGGCCACTCGTTCGGTCAGATGACCATCGCGAGTAGTCTCGACAAAGTCGAGACGGCCATCCTCGCCGCCTCGCTGGAGACGCTCACGCGCGTCGGACCGTGTCAGGCCGTCATCGAAGTCACGAACATCGAAGACGTTCGCGAAGCGAAGCGCCGGATGGTCGTCGAACGCGCCAAGGAACTGCTCACGGAGTCGTTCGACGACACCGTCATGACCTCTTCCGAGATTCTCGAAGAGGTCAAAGAGAGCGTCCGCGTCGAGGACATCACCGAGTACCACGGCCTGCCGGCAGGACCACGTGTCGCCGACTCCGACGCCATTATCGTCGTCGAAGGTCGTGCAGACGTGTTGACGCTCCTCCGATTCGGTATCAAGAACGCCGTCGCCGTCGAGGGGACCAACATCCCCGACGACGTGGCCACGCTCACGCAAGAACGCACGGTCACGACGTTCTTGGACGGCGACCGTGGCGGGGAACTCATCCTCCGCGAACTCTCGCAAGTTGGCGACGTGGACTACGTCGCGTTCGCCCCCGACAAACAGTCTGTCGAGGACCTCGACCGCGCCGCGGTCATCCGTGCCCTCCGAAACAAGGTCGCATTCTCCTCGCTTCCGGACGACGGTGACTACCGGGCCGCAGTCGCTGCCGCCGGTGACACGCCGGGAGTTCCGTCGGACCCTCGCCCGGAGTCGCCGACGACTGACGGTTCGTCGTCGACTCCACCCGCAGATGGCCCCACCGATGCGGTTCCCGAAGCGAGTTCCGACAACGGCGGGACGGTCACCGTCGAAAAGACGACAGAGGCCGACACCAGCGCAGACGCAGAACACGCCCCAGACGACGTGTTCGACGAGTCCGAGGCAGTCGCCGAAGCGGTCGACCCCGTCCACCCGACGCTGTCGCTTTCGGACCACGTCCGCGAGACGATTACCGACGGCAGCGGACTCGCTCGCCTCCTCGATTCGGAACTCGACCTACTGGACGAAGTCGCCGTCGAGAAGATTTACGACACGCTCGAACAGACCGAACCGGCCCCCCGACTCGTCGTCGTCGACGGCGAGGCGAGTCAGAAACTCGTCGACATCGCGGCCCAACGCGGCGTCGGTGACCTCGTCGCCCGTTCGAAGGGCGAGTACGTGAAGAAACCCGTCAGCGTCCGTGTCAGGACCGCCGACCAACTGTTGACGTAG
- a CDS encoding sugar phosphate isomerase/epimerase family protein, with amino-acid sequence MNFGIQLYSLRALDEPTSALVERAADAGFDGVEFAGFDDGDTIRTTLSDTGLTAPAAHVGVDELESDLDAVCERYGALGVETLVVPYLPPEAFADAQTVDETAHRLDDLTAKCDDRGFRLLYHNHDHELQTVAGEPALDRLAEESGVGFELDLAWVLAAGYDPVDYLDRYADRTPLVHLKDVVLDADAERGGRPVSLGDGELDVDACLAAARDGFVEWAIVEHDDPSDPAEFCRTAGETVASLRRES; translated from the coding sequence ATGAACTTCGGCATCCAGTTGTACTCGCTCCGCGCACTCGACGAACCGACTTCGGCGCTGGTCGAACGCGCCGCAGACGCCGGGTTCGACGGCGTCGAATTCGCGGGATTCGACGACGGCGACACGATACGGACGACACTGTCCGACACGGGCCTGACGGCACCCGCCGCACACGTCGGTGTCGACGAACTCGAATCCGACCTCGACGCAGTCTGCGAACGATACGGCGCACTCGGCGTGGAGACACTCGTCGTCCCCTACCTCCCACCAGAGGCGTTCGCAGACGCTCAGACAGTCGACGAGACAGCACACCGACTCGACGACCTGACGGCGAAGTGTGACGACCGAGGGTTCAGACTCCTCTATCACAACCACGACCACGAACTCCAGACCGTCGCGGGCGAACCCGCACTCGACAGACTCGCCGAGGAATCCGGCGTGGGGTTCGAACTGGACCTCGCGTGGGTGCTGGCCGCCGGATACGACCCCGTCGACTATCTCGACCGATACGCCGACCGCACGCCACTCGTTCACCTCAAAGACGTGGTCCTCGATGCGGACGCCGAGCGTGGTGGTCGTCCCGTCTCGCTCGGGGATGGGGAACTCGACGTCGACGCCTGTCTCGCCGCCGCCCGAGACGGGTTCGTCGAGTGGGCAATCGTCGAACACGACGACCCGTCGGACCCGGCCGAGTTCTGTCGCACCGCTGGTGAGACAGTGGCGTCACTCCGCAGAGAGTCGTAA
- a CDS encoding DUF3311 domain-containing protein, which translates to MTRARIDYLWIATFAVLVTFAVPWFLWGDSRVFAGLPLWLWWHIGWMGLTAVVFHLFTRRAWDRGIVEGAR; encoded by the coding sequence ATGACGAGAGCACGCATCGATTACCTCTGGATTGCGACGTTCGCAGTCCTCGTGACGTTCGCCGTCCCGTGGTTCCTCTGGGGAGATAGTCGGGTGTTCGCCGGACTTCCACTGTGGCTCTGGTGGCACATCGGCTGGATGGGACTGACAGCGGTGGTCTTTCACCTGTTCACGCGCCGGGCGTGGGACCGCGGAATCGTCGAGGGGGCCCGCTGA